Proteins encoded within one genomic window of Methanomassiliicoccales archaeon:
- the trpD gene encoding anthranilate phosphoribosyltransferase, giving the protein MEEKLKYFGGKVDQLIKHKDLSRSEAKEMFRQVLLNEQPDLQQGAFLAAITAKGATPEEIAGSWEAIYEIDTVKVRPEVNGPLVDNCGTGMDTIKTFNISTAASIVAAADGIYMAKHGARAITSKCGTVDIVEALGVDVECDASVVKRSIENAGIGLFNGMSGKTHPQALGRILSQIRFGTILNMAGSLANPAMPTYAVRGVYAKEMVLPIAKTMKELGYHRAYVVHGLDSKGTRGMDELSTVGKTYVADLKEDGTIEEYTLDPKDLGIKNASEDDLLCRLDKSREALLLLRLLSGQDKGSRRDIVLANTAPILVITGHAADLREGMAKAADIIDSGRAIKKLKQWVGEQSSDPKMKAEKLELMLESAQAIS; this is encoded by the coding sequence ATGGAGGAGAAATTGAAGTATTTCGGGGGAAAGGTGGACCAGCTGATCAAACACAAGGACCTTTCACGGAGCGAGGCAAAGGAGATGTTCCGACAGGTGCTCCTGAACGAACAGCCCGACCTGCAGCAGGGGGCGTTCCTGGCGGCAATAACGGCCAAGGGAGCGACTCCGGAGGAGATCGCGGGAAGTTGGGAAGCCATCTATGAGATCGACACGGTGAAGGTCAGACCGGAGGTGAACGGCCCGCTGGTGGACAACTGCGGGACCGGAATGGACACCATAAAGACCTTCAACATCTCGACCGCCGCTTCCATCGTTGCGGCAGCGGACGGCATCTACATGGCCAAGCATGGGGCCAGGGCGATCACGTCCAAGTGCGGAACGGTGGACATCGTGGAGGCCCTGGGCGTGGATGTGGAGTGCGATGCCTCGGTGGTCAAGAGGAGCATCGAGAACGCCGGCATCGGCCTGTTCAACGGAATGAGCGGGAAGACGCACCCTCAGGCGCTGGGAAGGATATTATCACAGATCCGGTTCGGAACGATACTGAACATGGCCGGGTCGCTCGCAAATCCGGCAATGCCGACCTATGCGGTCCGCGGTGTCTACGCCAAGGAGATGGTGCTGCCGATCGCCAAGACGATGAAGGAACTGGGCTACCACAGGGCCTATGTCGTCCACGGACTGGACTCCAAAGGGACCAGGGGCATGGACGAACTGTCCACGGTCGGCAAGACCTACGTCGCCGACCTAAAGGAGGACGGCACCATCGAGGAGTATACCCTGGACCCGAAGGACCTGGGCATCAAGAACGCCAGCGAGGACGATCTGCTGTGCCGTCTGGACAAGTCCAGGGAGGCATTGCTGCTGCTCAGACTGCTATCGGGTCAGGACAAGGGTTCCCGGCGGGACATCGTGCTGGCCAACACCGCGCCGATCCTGGTCATCACTGGCCATGCGGCCGATCTGCGGGAAGGCATGGCCAAGGCTGCCGACATCATCGACAGCGGCCGGGCGATCAAGAAATTGAAACAGTGGGTGGGAGAACAAAGCTCCGACCCCAAGATGAAGGCGGAGAAGCTAGAGCTGATGCTCGAGTCCGCCCAGGCGATCTCCTAA